A DNA window from Brassica napus cultivar Da-Ae chromosome C1, Da-Ae, whole genome shotgun sequence contains the following coding sequences:
- the LOC106415216 gene encoding katanin p80 WD40 repeat-containing subunit B1 homolog KTN80.2 isoform X2, giving the protein MAKRGYKLQEFLAHSANVNCLSIGKKTSRLLITGGDDYKVNLWAIGKPTSLMSLCGHTSAVDSLAFDSAEVLVLGGASSGLIKLWDLEEAKMVRAFTGHRSSCSAVEFHPFGEFLASGSNDTNLKIWDIRKKGCIQTYKGHTRDINTIKFSPDGRWVVTGGLDNAVKVWDLTAGKLIHDFKFHEGSIRSLDFHPLEFLLATGSADRTVKFWDLETFELIGSTRPEDTGVRSIKFHPDGRTLFCGLDDGLKVYSWEPVVCHDSVDMGWSTLGDLCISEGKLMGCSYYQNSVGIWVSDISQIEPYGIGSVDKKECVEKVLSVLDDQSSERVKNGLRRSSSPDYETKEIKNIYIDCGNSTVADKSGSLSTSKVNATSTGQLGDKSFIVHGDTGKDSSDSGKESITFSKTKPGMLLRPAHVRKTPTKQSVAVQSSTPKQSGSDGEKTLDTKTVLDSEGSGRKPFDASDSIIKSITSKFEKALFPESPTDEAKSLLLKPPLVQRSPNTKYNEKRWAVSVDSENLDSHQSGLEESRDADLPKELADDRGCNPTEEDASDAIILSKPERVLTPEKAGDEQKGVESPGGSKESDSVKVVRGVKVVSGRTRSLVERFERRETITPSEEEDKAAIAATVQSTNSVEEEAKSASTPAVSTTPTQVMPVKLDEATNLTTVEAPVVATRRPRSIPARVMPVVLGRDTNMSTDVPSVTLTGPDRTPAANLTSDESSVTSTRQSRSSPSPVMPVVLNQTTKMKSDDPPVTSTRPDRSSAANLTSDESPVSSTRQATSPAPVTPLILNRSRSTNMKPDEPHVIPRRPLRSSSTRIRPVMLNQTTKTHDERPVQSTRSARTSPARVIPMKLSQADDIPSYEPPVALTRSARNSPVRAIPSKINQANNVTSDASHIRSRHRFSPTQTLATASVIDQVADMTLDEAHIAQTQPDYDISNQKEEPRISERENEDDVSETLMQTHNEVLNTLQSRLTKLQIVRHFWVRNDIKGAIMALKKLSDPSVQADVISILTDKPEILTLDLFSQLAPVLTGLLGSRTERPVSVSLEMLLKLVAVFGAVVQSNVSARRSVGVDLHAEERLQICQSCSAELQKVQKILPLLTRRGGLIARKAQELNLVLQTP; this is encoded by the exons ATGGCGAAGCGTGGATATAAGCTGC AGGAGTTTTTGGCACATTCTGCAAATGTAAATTGCCTGAGCATCGGAAAAAAGACGTCACGGCTACTTATTACTGGCGGTGATGATTACAAGGTCAACCTTTGGGCCATCGGCAAGCCTACTTCTTTAATG AGTTTGTGTGGACATACTAGTGCAGTGGATTCACTAGCTTTTGACTCGGCTGAAGTTTTGGTTCTTGGTGGAGCTTCTTCGGGTCTGATCAAGCTGTGGGATCTCGAAGAAGCAAAGA TGGTTCGAGCTTTTACTGGACATAGATCCAGTTGTTCTGCTGTTGAGTTTCATCCATTTGGTGAATTTTTGGCATCCGGATCAAACGACACGAATCTGAAGATTTGGGACATCAGGAAGAAGGGGTGCATACAGACCTACAAGGGGCATACTCGTGACATCAACACTATCAAATTTAGTCCCGATGGTCGTTGGGTAGTGACAGGAGGACTTGACAATGCTGTAAAG GTATGGGATTTGACTGCTGGAAAACTTATACATGATTTTAAGTTTCATGAAGGATCTATCCGTTCACTGGACTTCCACCCACTTGAGTTCCTCCTAGCTACTG GTTCGGCTGACAGGACTGTAAAGTTCTGGGATTTGGAAACGTTTGAATTGATTGGGTCTACCCGACCAGAG GACACTGGAGTTCGTTCAATCAAATTTCATCCAGATGGGCGAACCCTTTTTTGTGGTTTGGATGATGGCTTAAAG GTTTATTCTTGGGAGCCAGTGGTTTGTCATGATAGTGTTGATATGGGATGGTCAACTCTTGGTGACTTATGCATCAGCGAAGGGAAGCTCATGGGTTGTTCATACTACCAAAATTCCGTAGGGATTTGGGTCTCTGATATATCA CAAATTGAACCATATGGCATTGGATCTGTGGATAAAAAAGAATGCGTGGAGAAAGTACTCAGCGTTCTGGACGATCAGTCTTCCGAGAGAGTTAAGAATGGTCTGAGGCGTAGCTCATCTCCAGATTATGAGACAAAAGAGatcaaaaacatatacataGACT GTGGAAATTCAACTGTTGCAGATAAGTCAGGATCACTAAGTACTTCTAAAGTCAATGCAACATCTACTGGACAACTAGGGGATAAGTCTTTCATTGTCCATGGTGATACTGGGAAAGACTCTTCTGATTCAGGAAAGGAATCTATCACTTTCTCAAAAACGAAGCCAGGCATGCTACTGAGACCAGCTCATGTTAGGAAAACGCCAACAAAGCAGTCAGTGGCTGTTCAATCTAGTACTCCGAAACAAAGCGGATCGGACGGTGAGAAAACGCTGGATACTAAGACTGTTCTTGATTCGGAAGGGAGTGGTAGAAAACCATTTGACGCCAGTGATTCGATCATCAAGAGTATAACCAGCAAGTTTGAAAAGGCTTTATTTCCAGAATCACCAACTGATGAAGCGAAAT CTTTGCTGCTGAAACCGCCACTCGTGCAGAGATCACCAAATACTAAGTACAATGAGAAAAGATGGGCGGTGTctgttgattctgaaaatttagATAGTCACCAAAGTGGTTTAGAGGAATCGAGAGACGCAGACTTGCCAAAAGAGCTTGCGGATGACAGAGGGTGTAACCCGACTGAGGAGGATGCCAGTGATGCGATCATTTTAAGCAAGCCAGAACGAGTTTTAACGCCAGAGAAAGCTGGTGATGAACAGAAAG GCGTCGAATCCCCTGGAGGTAGCAAAGAATCAGACTCTGTGAAGGTTGTTAGAGGAG TAAAAGTTGTTTCCGGGAGGACACGGTCATTGGTTGAGAGGTTTGAGAGAAGAGAAACAATTACtccttcagaagaagaagataaagcaGCCATTGCAGCAACAGTTCAGAGCACTAACTCTGTGGAGGAAGAGGCCAAATCAGCATCTACACCAGCAGTTAGCACAACGCCTACCCAAGTTATGCCAGTTAAACTTGATGAGGCAACTAACTTGACTACAGTTGAAGCTCCTGTGGTAGCAACACGACGACCTAGGAGTATTCCAGCCAGAGTAATGCCTGTGGTTCTTGGTCGGGACACAAACATGTCAACTGATGTGCCTTCTGTAACATTAACAGGACCTGATAGGACTCCGGCTGCTAATTTGACATCTGACGAGTCTTCTGTAACATCAACACGACAGTCTAGGTCTTCTCCATCCCCGGTTATGCCTGTGGTACTCAATCAGACAACAAAAATGAAATCTGATGACCCTCCTGTAACATCAACACGGCCTGATAGGAGTTCGGCTGCTAATTTGACATCTGATGAATCTCCTGTATCATCAACACGACAAGCAACTTCTCCAGCCCCAGTTACGCCTCTGATACTCAATCGGAGTCGGTCAACTAACATGAAACCTGATGAACCTCATGTAATACCAAGAAGACCACTGAGGAGTTCTTCAACGCGTATAAGGCCTGTGATGCTCAATCAAACAACTAAGACGCATGACGAGCGTCCTGTACAATCAACACGATCAGCTAGGACTTCACCAGCCCGTGTAATACCTATGAAACTCAGTCAAGCAGATGATATTCCATCTTATGAACCTCCAGTTGCATTAACACGGTCAGCTAGGAACTCTCCTGTTCGTGCAATTCCTTCTAAAATCAACCAAGCAAATAATGTGACATCTGATGCATCACATATAAGATCCAGGCATCGATTTAGCCCAACTCAAACGCTGGCAACAGCTTCAGTAATTGATCAAGTGGCTGATATGACACTGGATGAGGCGCATATAGCACAAACTCAACCAGATTATGATATCTCGAACCAG AAGGAAGAGCCTCGGATATCTGAGAGGGAGAATGAAGATGACGTCAGTGAGACGTTAATGCAAACTCATAATGAGGTCTTAAACACTCTTCAATCAAGGTTGACAAAATTACAG ATTGTAAGACATTTTTGGGTACGTAACGATATTAAAGGCGCAATCATGGCATTGAAAAAGCTGTCAGATCCCTCG GTTCAAGCAGATGTGATCAGTATTCTAACAGACAAACCAGAGATTCTTACGCTGGATCTGTTTTCACAATTAGCACCTGTCCTCACAGGCTTATTGGGGAGCAGGACTGAAAG GCCTGTAAGTGTCTCCTTGGAAATGCTCTTGAAATTAGTAGCAGTGTTCGGTGCAGTTGTACAATCAAATGTTTCAGCAAGACGAAGTGTTGGTGTTGATCTTCATGCAGAAGAAAG ATTACAGATCTGCCAAAGTTGTTCTGCGGAATTGCAGAAGGTTCAAAAGATCCTTCCACTACTCACCAG AAGAGGAGGTCTCATAGCTAGAAAGGCTCAAGAACTAAACTTAGTTCTTCAGACACCATAA
- the LOC106415216 gene encoding katanin p80 WD40 repeat-containing subunit B1 homolog KTN80.2 isoform X1: protein MAKRGYKLQEFLAHSANVNCLSIGKKTSRLLITGGDDYKVNLWAIGKPTSLMSLCGHTSAVDSLAFDSAEVLVLGGASSGLIKLWDLEEAKMVRAFTGHRSSCSAVEFHPFGEFLASGSNDTNLKIWDIRKKGCIQTYKGHTRDINTIKFSPDGRWVVTGGLDNAVKVWDLTAGKLIHDFKFHEGSIRSLDFHPLEFLLATGSADRTVKFWDLETFELIGSTRPEDTGVRSIKFHPDGRTLFCGLDDGLKVYSWEPVVCHDSVDMGWSTLGDLCISEGKLMGCSYYQNSVGIWVSDISQIEPYGIGSVDKKECVEKVLSVLDDQSSERVKNGLRRSSSPDYETKEIKNIYIDSTGGNSTVADKSGSLSTSKVNATSTGQLGDKSFIVHGDTGKDSSDSGKESITFSKTKPGMLLRPAHVRKTPTKQSVAVQSSTPKQSGSDGEKTLDTKTVLDSEGSGRKPFDASDSIIKSITSKFEKALFPESPTDEAKSLLLKPPLVQRSPNTKYNEKRWAVSVDSENLDSHQSGLEESRDADLPKELADDRGCNPTEEDASDAIILSKPERVLTPEKAGDEQKGVESPGGSKESDSVKVVRGVKVVSGRTRSLVERFERRETITPSEEEDKAAIAATVQSTNSVEEEAKSASTPAVSTTPTQVMPVKLDEATNLTTVEAPVVATRRPRSIPARVMPVVLGRDTNMSTDVPSVTLTGPDRTPAANLTSDESSVTSTRQSRSSPSPVMPVVLNQTTKMKSDDPPVTSTRPDRSSAANLTSDESPVSSTRQATSPAPVTPLILNRSRSTNMKPDEPHVIPRRPLRSSSTRIRPVMLNQTTKTHDERPVQSTRSARTSPARVIPMKLSQADDIPSYEPPVALTRSARNSPVRAIPSKINQANNVTSDASHIRSRHRFSPTQTLATASVIDQVADMTLDEAHIAQTQPDYDISNQKEEPRISERENEDDVSETLMQTHNEVLNTLQSRLTKLQIVRHFWVRNDIKGAIMALKKLSDPSVQADVISILTDKPEILTLDLFSQLAPVLTGLLGSRTERPVSVSLEMLLKLVAVFGAVVQSNVSARRSVGVDLHAEERLQICQSCSAELQKVQKILPLLTRRGGLIARKAQELNLVLQTP, encoded by the exons ATGGCGAAGCGTGGATATAAGCTGC AGGAGTTTTTGGCACATTCTGCAAATGTAAATTGCCTGAGCATCGGAAAAAAGACGTCACGGCTACTTATTACTGGCGGTGATGATTACAAGGTCAACCTTTGGGCCATCGGCAAGCCTACTTCTTTAATG AGTTTGTGTGGACATACTAGTGCAGTGGATTCACTAGCTTTTGACTCGGCTGAAGTTTTGGTTCTTGGTGGAGCTTCTTCGGGTCTGATCAAGCTGTGGGATCTCGAAGAAGCAAAGA TGGTTCGAGCTTTTACTGGACATAGATCCAGTTGTTCTGCTGTTGAGTTTCATCCATTTGGTGAATTTTTGGCATCCGGATCAAACGACACGAATCTGAAGATTTGGGACATCAGGAAGAAGGGGTGCATACAGACCTACAAGGGGCATACTCGTGACATCAACACTATCAAATTTAGTCCCGATGGTCGTTGGGTAGTGACAGGAGGACTTGACAATGCTGTAAAG GTATGGGATTTGACTGCTGGAAAACTTATACATGATTTTAAGTTTCATGAAGGATCTATCCGTTCACTGGACTTCCACCCACTTGAGTTCCTCCTAGCTACTG GTTCGGCTGACAGGACTGTAAAGTTCTGGGATTTGGAAACGTTTGAATTGATTGGGTCTACCCGACCAGAG GACACTGGAGTTCGTTCAATCAAATTTCATCCAGATGGGCGAACCCTTTTTTGTGGTTTGGATGATGGCTTAAAG GTTTATTCTTGGGAGCCAGTGGTTTGTCATGATAGTGTTGATATGGGATGGTCAACTCTTGGTGACTTATGCATCAGCGAAGGGAAGCTCATGGGTTGTTCATACTACCAAAATTCCGTAGGGATTTGGGTCTCTGATATATCA CAAATTGAACCATATGGCATTGGATCTGTGGATAAAAAAGAATGCGTGGAGAAAGTACTCAGCGTTCTGGACGATCAGTCTTCCGAGAGAGTTAAGAATGGTCTGAGGCGTAGCTCATCTCCAGATTATGAGACAAAAGAGatcaaaaacatatacataGACT CCACAGGTGGAAATTCAACTGTTGCAGATAAGTCAGGATCACTAAGTACTTCTAAAGTCAATGCAACATCTACTGGACAACTAGGGGATAAGTCTTTCATTGTCCATGGTGATACTGGGAAAGACTCTTCTGATTCAGGAAAGGAATCTATCACTTTCTCAAAAACGAAGCCAGGCATGCTACTGAGACCAGCTCATGTTAGGAAAACGCCAACAAAGCAGTCAGTGGCTGTTCAATCTAGTACTCCGAAACAAAGCGGATCGGACGGTGAGAAAACGCTGGATACTAAGACTGTTCTTGATTCGGAAGGGAGTGGTAGAAAACCATTTGACGCCAGTGATTCGATCATCAAGAGTATAACCAGCAAGTTTGAAAAGGCTTTATTTCCAGAATCACCAACTGATGAAGCGAAAT CTTTGCTGCTGAAACCGCCACTCGTGCAGAGATCACCAAATACTAAGTACAATGAGAAAAGATGGGCGGTGTctgttgattctgaaaatttagATAGTCACCAAAGTGGTTTAGAGGAATCGAGAGACGCAGACTTGCCAAAAGAGCTTGCGGATGACAGAGGGTGTAACCCGACTGAGGAGGATGCCAGTGATGCGATCATTTTAAGCAAGCCAGAACGAGTTTTAACGCCAGAGAAAGCTGGTGATGAACAGAAAG GCGTCGAATCCCCTGGAGGTAGCAAAGAATCAGACTCTGTGAAGGTTGTTAGAGGAG TAAAAGTTGTTTCCGGGAGGACACGGTCATTGGTTGAGAGGTTTGAGAGAAGAGAAACAATTACtccttcagaagaagaagataaagcaGCCATTGCAGCAACAGTTCAGAGCACTAACTCTGTGGAGGAAGAGGCCAAATCAGCATCTACACCAGCAGTTAGCACAACGCCTACCCAAGTTATGCCAGTTAAACTTGATGAGGCAACTAACTTGACTACAGTTGAAGCTCCTGTGGTAGCAACACGACGACCTAGGAGTATTCCAGCCAGAGTAATGCCTGTGGTTCTTGGTCGGGACACAAACATGTCAACTGATGTGCCTTCTGTAACATTAACAGGACCTGATAGGACTCCGGCTGCTAATTTGACATCTGACGAGTCTTCTGTAACATCAACACGACAGTCTAGGTCTTCTCCATCCCCGGTTATGCCTGTGGTACTCAATCAGACAACAAAAATGAAATCTGATGACCCTCCTGTAACATCAACACGGCCTGATAGGAGTTCGGCTGCTAATTTGACATCTGATGAATCTCCTGTATCATCAACACGACAAGCAACTTCTCCAGCCCCAGTTACGCCTCTGATACTCAATCGGAGTCGGTCAACTAACATGAAACCTGATGAACCTCATGTAATACCAAGAAGACCACTGAGGAGTTCTTCAACGCGTATAAGGCCTGTGATGCTCAATCAAACAACTAAGACGCATGACGAGCGTCCTGTACAATCAACACGATCAGCTAGGACTTCACCAGCCCGTGTAATACCTATGAAACTCAGTCAAGCAGATGATATTCCATCTTATGAACCTCCAGTTGCATTAACACGGTCAGCTAGGAACTCTCCTGTTCGTGCAATTCCTTCTAAAATCAACCAAGCAAATAATGTGACATCTGATGCATCACATATAAGATCCAGGCATCGATTTAGCCCAACTCAAACGCTGGCAACAGCTTCAGTAATTGATCAAGTGGCTGATATGACACTGGATGAGGCGCATATAGCACAAACTCAACCAGATTATGATATCTCGAACCAG AAGGAAGAGCCTCGGATATCTGAGAGGGAGAATGAAGATGACGTCAGTGAGACGTTAATGCAAACTCATAATGAGGTCTTAAACACTCTTCAATCAAGGTTGACAAAATTACAG ATTGTAAGACATTTTTGGGTACGTAACGATATTAAAGGCGCAATCATGGCATTGAAAAAGCTGTCAGATCCCTCG GTTCAAGCAGATGTGATCAGTATTCTAACAGACAAACCAGAGATTCTTACGCTGGATCTGTTTTCACAATTAGCACCTGTCCTCACAGGCTTATTGGGGAGCAGGACTGAAAG GCCTGTAAGTGTCTCCTTGGAAATGCTCTTGAAATTAGTAGCAGTGTTCGGTGCAGTTGTACAATCAAATGTTTCAGCAAGACGAAGTGTTGGTGTTGATCTTCATGCAGAAGAAAG ATTACAGATCTGCCAAAGTTGTTCTGCGGAATTGCAGAAGGTTCAAAAGATCCTTCCACTACTCACCAG AAGAGGAGGTCTCATAGCTAGAAAGGCTCAAGAACTAAACTTAGTTCTTCAGACACCATAA
- the BNAC01G29300D gene encoding uncharacterized protein BNAC01G29300D: protein MVMMMLTKKMEMEMESDWGTWEELLLGGAVLRHGTGDWTVVSEELRSHSMSGIFTPEICKAKYKDLRERYLGCKSWYEEVKKKRVAELKAALLKSQDSIGSLESKLESLKSESNDECHENNDYDSSRTLSLEPPSPKSEGGGECTSKDTSKDLSSAGSFTQQELTTTNWSPPQAKSEAIKEQDKKNNLLHGDIFRSMYGVGGGGGQVLPSMRKKRGKRKRKDCSASKDVTAVEESHMLDSSNVDIASNSRSKEAASTSSRGHGLALPGEILKIYNTISQNECALVFRRRLDSQKRARYKKLVRRHMDLDTIKSRIDSRSISSSKELFMDFLLLANNAAIFYSKNTREHKSAVSLRGIVTKSLRHYLTEGHHPPHRSSSVTTSTKVPVPALTSKSPSVRTSVGVKKPRTGAYPLKKVEQDTVKTTSGGGRKWLVTDSPVAAVKSSAASKKVTALERRRRDAKQVNGGHDSPALAGRKRNRVR, encoded by the exons ATGGTTATGATGATGTTGacgaagaagatggagatggagatggagagCGATTGGGGAACATGGGAGGAGCTTCTTCTCGGGGGCGCAGTACTCCGTCACGGAACCGGCGACTGGACCGTCGTCTCCGAAGAACTCCGTTCTCATTCTATGTCCGGAATTTTCACACCTGAG ATATGCAAGGCTAAGTACAAGGACTTGCGTGAACGTTATTTGGGATGCAA ATCTTGGTATGAAGAGGTTAAGAAGAAACGAGTAGCTGAGCTTAAGGCTGCTTTACTTAAATCCCAAGACTCCATTGG GTCGTTGGAATCAAAGCTTGAGAGTCTGAAATCAGAAAGCAATGATGAATGTCATGAAAACAATGATTATGATTCAAGCCGAACATTATCCCTCGAACCACCTTCCCCCAAGTCTGAAGGCGGTGGTGAATGCACGAGCAAAGATACATCCAAAGACCTGTCATCTGCTGGTAGTTTCACACAGCAAGAGCTCACCACAACAAACTGGTCTCCGCCACAGGCCAAGTCAGAAGCAATTAAAGAGCAAGACAAGAAGAATAATCTATTACACGGCGACATCTTTCGGTCCATGTACGgagtaggaggaggaggaggacaaGTGCTTCCAAGTATGAGAAAGAAACGAGgcaagagaaaaagaaaagattgcAGCGCCAGTAAAGATGTTACCGCTGTGGAGGAAAGCCATATGTTGGATTCTTCTAACGTGGACATTGCAAGCAATTCTAGGAGTAAAGAAGCTGCTTCTACTAGCAGCCGAGGCCACGGTTTGGCTTTACCAGGAGAGATTCTGAAGATATACAACACTATCTCACAGAACGAATGTGCTCTTGTCTTTCGAAGACGGCTTGATAGTCAG AAAAGGGCAAGGTACAAGAAACTGGTCCGGAGGCATATGGACTTAGACACTATAAAATCAAGAATCGACAGTCGTTCCATATCTTCATCTAAAGAGCTTTTCATGGACTTTCTTTTGTTGGCGAACAATGCAGCCATTTTTTACTCTAAGAACACTCGGGAGCACAAATCCGCTGTGTCCCTCAGAGGCATTGTCACCAAGTCTCTTAGACATTATTTGACAGAAGGTCATCATCCTCCTCATCGCAGCAGCAGCGTTACTACAAGCACCAAGGTTCCAGTTCCCGCTTTGACATCTAAGTCTCCTTCGGTCCGAACCAGCGTGGGAGTTAAAAAACCAAGAACCGGGGCATACCCTCTTAAGAAGGTTGAGCAGGATACGGTGAAGACGACTTCAGGCGGTGGTAGAAAATGGCTTGTTACGGATTCACCAGTTGCTGCAGTGAAATCCTCAGCAGCGAGTAAGAAAGTTACGGCGCtagagaggagaagaagagatgcTAAACAAGTGAATGGTGGACACGATTCTCCTGCATTGGCAGGGAGAAAGCGGAATAGAGTGAGATGA